From a single Solenopsis invicta isolate M01_SB chromosome 6, UNIL_Sinv_3.0, whole genome shotgun sequence genomic region:
- the LOC105193899 gene encoding juvenile hormone acid O-methyltransferase isoform X3, which yields MSSPEVYSANDNRMKNNIAYILEEFAENLINIRGKCMDVGCGPGNATRDLLLPALGSDARIIGTDISEKMIKYANVTSSDEKRVQFEVLDIETKNLPKKYITEFEHVFSFHALHWCCDIRQAFKNIYEVLQPNGTLLLNIVAFQDIFEVLRILARDVRFEQYIPDKMKNSGLYHNSKNARKELKELLQSVGFTVHHCSLREASYSQEKPEQFVSTDISEEMIKYANVTSNDEKRVEFEVLDIATKNLPKKYITEFEQVFSFHALHWCCDIRQAFKNIYQILRPNGTALLYIVASHDMFEVLRILARDVRFEQYIPDKIKTISPYHDSKNARKELKELLQSIGFTVHHCSLRETSYSEKKSEQLLKSVISLLAFLEIMPNDVMEKFKKVLIHEYLKRKINYKSIDDKELTLDLYTVLVVYAQKIV from the exons ATGTCAAGTCCAGAAGTTTACAGTGCAAATGACAAccgaatgaaaaataatatagcgTATATACTTGAAGAATTTGCCGAGAATCTAATAAATATACGTGGAAAGTGTATGGACGTCGGTTGCGGTCCCGGAAATGCAACAAGGGATTTGCTGTTACCGGCTCTTGGCTCAGATGCACGAATAATTG GTACGGATATTTCGgagaaaatgattaaatatgcaAATGTAACATCCAGTGATGAAAAACGTGTCCAATTCGAAGTACTGGATattgaaactaaaaatttacctaaaaaatatattactgaaTTTGAGCATGTATTTTCTTTTCACGCTTTGCACTGGTGCTGTGACATTAG ACAagcttttaagaatatttatgaAGTACTACAACCCAATGGAACCTTGCTTTTAAATATAGTAGCCTTTCAAGATATATTTGAAGTTCTTAGAATTTTAGCGCGAGACGTTCGCTTTGAACAATATATAcca GATAAGATGAAAAACAGTGGACTGTATCATAATTCAAAGAATGCTCGCAAAGAGTTGAAAGAATTACTTCAAAGCGTCGGATTTACAGTTCACCATTGTAGCCTTCGGGAGGCGAGCTATTCTCAGGAAAAACCAGAACAGTTTGTGa GTACGGATATTTCGGaagaaatgattaaatatgCAAATGTAACATCCAATGATGAAAAACGTGTCGAATTCGAAGTACTGGATATTGCAActaaaaatttacctaaaaaatatattactgaaTTTGAGCAGGTATTTTCGTTTCACGCTTTGCACTGGTGTTGTGACATTAG GCAagcttttaagaatatttatcaaatactaCGACCCAATGGAACTGCGCTTTTATATATAGTAGCCTCTCATGATATGTTTGAAGTTCTTAGAATTTTAGCGCGAGACGTTCGCTTTGAACAATATATACCg GATAAGATAAAAACCATTAGCCCGTATCATGATTCAAAGAATGCTCGCAAAGAGTTGAAAGAATTACTTCAAAGCATCGGATTTACAGTTCACCATTGTAGCCTTCGGGAGACGAGCTATTCTGAGAAAAAATCAGAACAGTTATTGa AATCAGTAATATCCTTGTTGgcatttcttgaaatcatgCCAAATGATGTAatggaaaaattcaaaaaagtattaatacatgaatacttgaaaagaaaaattaactacAAATCAATAGATGATAAGGAACTTACATTAGATCTATATACAGTGTTAGTGGTTTATGCGCAGAAGATTGTATAA
- the LOC105193367 gene encoding juvenile hormone acid O-methyltransferase — protein sequence MTSPEVYSANDNLMKYNVKYILEEFAENLTNMRGKCMDVGCGPGDITKNLLLPALGSDARIIGTDISEKMIKYANVSSNDEKRVHFEVLDIETKNLPEKYITEFEHVFSFHALHYCYDIRQAFKNIYQILRPNGTALLYIVASHDLFEVLRILARDVRFEQYIPDKIRNFGPYHNSNNARKELKELLQSVGFTVYHCSLREASYSEKKSELFLKSIISILPFLEDMPNDVIEKFKKVLIYKYLKKKINYKSIDNEELTLDLYKVLVVYAQKI from the exons ATGACTAGTCCAGAAGTTTACAGTGCAAATGACAACCTAATGAAATATAACGTAAAGTATATACTCGAAGAATTTGCCGAGAATCTAACAAATATGCGTGGAAAGTGTATGGACGTTGGTTGCGGTCCTGGAGATATAACAAAGAACTTATTGTTACCGGCTCTTGGCTCAGATGCACGAATAATTG GTACGGATATTTCGgagaaaatgattaaatatgcaAATGTATCGTCGAATGATGAAAAACGTGTCCATTTCGAAGTACTGGATattgaaactaaaaatttacctgaaaaatatattactgaATTTGAGCATGTATTTTCGTTTCACGCTTTGCACTATTGCTATGACATTAG ACAagcttttaagaatatttatcaaatactaCGACCCAATGGAACTGCGCTTTTATATATAGTAGCTTCTCATGATTTGTTTGAAGTTCTTAGAATTTTAGCGCGAGATGTTCGCTTTGAACAATATATACcg GATAAGATAAGAAACTTTGGGCCGTATCATAATTCAAATAATGCTCGCAAAGAGTTGAAAGAATTACTTCAAAGCGTCGGATTTACAGTTTACCATTGTAGCCTTCGGGAAGCGAGTTATTCCGAGAAAAAATCAGAACTGTTTTTGA aatcaATAATATCCATTTTGCCATTTCTTGAAGACATGCCAAATGATGTAATAGAAAAgttcaaaaaagtattaatatataaatacttgaaaaaaaaaattaactataaatCAATAGATAATGAGGAACTTACATTAGATCTATATAAAGTGTTAGTAGTTTATGCGCAGAAGATATAA